Proteins from a genomic interval of Staphylococcus debuckii:
- the rpsR gene encoding 30S ribosomal protein S18: protein MAGGPRRGGRRRKKVCYFTANGITHIDYKDTDLLKRFISERGKILPRRVTGTSAKYQRMLTTAIKRARHMALLPYVKEEN from the coding sequence ATGGCAGGTGGACCAAGAAGAGGCGGACGTCGTCGTAAAAAAGTTTGCTATTTCACAGCGAACGGAATTACACACATCGACTATAAAGATACTGACTTATTAAAACGTTTTATCTCAGAACGCGGTAAAATTTTACCACGTCGTGTAACTGGCACTTCAGCTAAATATCAACGTATGTTGACTACAGCTATCAAACGTGCTCGTCATATGGCTTTATTACCATATGTTAAAGAAGAAAACTAA
- the ssb gene encoding single-stranded DNA-binding protein, whose protein sequence is MLNRVVLVGRLTRDPEYRTTPSGVSVATFTLAVNRTFTNAQGEREADFINCVVFRKQAENVNNYLFKGSLAGVDGRLQSRSYENQEGRRIFVTEVVCDSVQFLEPKSQNQRHGGQQSGGGNNQFQDYGQSYGGQQQGQNTSSYQNSSKSGQSDNPFANANGPIDISDDDLPF, encoded by the coding sequence ATGCTTAACAGAGTTGTATTAGTAGGACGTTTAACAAGAGATCCTGAATACAGAACGACACCCTCAGGCGTAAGTGTAGCGACTTTTACCTTAGCGGTTAATCGTACGTTTACGAATGCGCAAGGGGAACGTGAAGCAGACTTCATTAACTGTGTTGTTTTTAGAAAACAAGCAGAAAATGTAAACAATTATTTGTTTAAAGGTAGTCTAGCCGGCGTTGATGGTCGCTTACAATCACGCAGTTACGAAAACCAAGAAGGACGTCGTATTTTTGTGACAGAAGTTGTATGTGATAGTGTTCAATTCCTTGAACCTAAATCACAAAATCAACGTCACGGCGGTCAACAATCTGGAGGCGGTAATAACCAATTCCAAGATTATGGTCAAAGTTACGGTGGACAACAACAAGGTCAAAATACGTCATCTTATCAAAATTCATCAAAATCTGGACAATCTGATAACCCATTTGCAAATGCAAACGGCCCGATTGATATCAGTGATGATGATTTACCATTCTAA